CACGGCGTCCACGGGCTCGCCGTCGAACGCGACGGACCCGGCCGCGAGCCGCTCGAGCCCCGCGACGGCCCGCAGCAGGGACGACTTGCCGCACCCCGACGGCCCGAGGAGCGCGACGACCTCGCCGGGGGCGACGTCGAGGGACACGCCGTCGACGGCGGTCGTCCACCCGCGCCGTCCGGCCGGGTACCGCACGACCACGTCGCGCACGCGCAGTCCGCTCACCAGTCACCTCCGGGGTTGCCGGCCCGCAGCCGTTCGCAGGCGGCGACGATGCCCGCGGTGAGCACCGCGAGCACGACCGACGCGGCGAGCGCCGTGCCGTAGGAGTCCGCGCCCGGGCGGCCGATGAGCCGGAAGATCACGACGGGCAGCGTCGGCCGGTCGGGGCGGGCGAGGAACGAGGTCGCACCGAACTCGCCGAGCGACGCCGCGAACGCGAACCCGACGGCGAGTCCGAGGGCGCGCGCGGCGACGGGCAGGTCGACGGTCGCGAGGACGCGGCCGGGCGCGGCGCCGAGGGTCGCGGCGGCCTCGCGCAGGCGCGGGTCGATCGCGCGCAGCACGGGCAGGACGGTCCGCACGACGAGCGGCACGGCGACGACGGCCTGCGCGACCGGCACGAGCAGCGGCGACGTGCGCAGGTCGACGGACAGCCCGAACGGGTCGTGCATCGACAGCAGGAAGCCGAACCCGACGGTGACCGCGGAGACGCCGAGGGGCAGCATGAACACCGCGTCGAGCCCGGCGACGGCCCGGCGGCCGAGCGCGCGGCGGGGACGCCGCGACACCACGAGGGCGACGAGCCCGCCGACGACGAGCGCGATCGTCGTCGCGTCGAGGGCCACGCGCAGCGACGTGACCGCGGCCTCGAGCGGGGTGACGCCGAGCGTGTCGGCGGTCGCGCCGAGCGCGACGTAGTGGTCGACGCCCCACCCGTCGGCGGTGCGCAGCGACCGGACGACGAGGTTGACGAGCGGCAGCGCGAGCAGCACGACGACGACGGCGGTGACCGCGGCGGCGGCGAGGTCGAGCGCGTGCCCGTCGCCACGCGGCGTGCCGGGAGGTCGACGCAGGGTCAGCGGTCGGACCGTGGCCGTCGGGGCGCCGAGGTCGAGGGCCCGCTCGCGCCGCGCACGCGTGCGCCCGGCGACGAGCAGCGCACCCGCGACGACGACGAGCTGCACGACCGACAGCACCGCGGCGGCGCGCAGGTCGAGGAACTGGGTCGTCTGGATCCAGATCTCGGTCTCGATGGTCCCGAACCGCAGCCCCCCGAGGACGAGGACGGTCCCGAACGCGGTCGCGGAGAACAGGAAGACGAGCGACGCGGCGGACGCGACCGCCGGGGTGAGCGCGGGCAGCGCGACGGTCCGGAACGCGCGCCACGGCGACGCACCGAGCGCGCGGGCGGCCTGCTCGGCGCGCGGGTCGAGCCGCTCCCACAGCCCGCCCACGGCCCGCACGACGACGGCGTAGTTGAAGAACACGAGCGCGGCGACGATCGCGGTGAACGTCCCGTCGAGCCGCAGGAACCCGAGCGGCCCGCCCTCGACGAGCAGCGACCGGAACGCGACGCCGACGACGACGGTCGGCAGCACGAACGGCACGGTGACGAGCGCCCGCACGGCCGCCCGGCCGCGGAAGGACCGCCGGTACAGCACGAACGCGCCGGGTACGCCGAGGAGCACCGACACGACCGTCGCGACGGACGCCTGCGCGAGCGTCAGCCCGACGATCCGCCACGTGCGCGGCCGGGAGAACACGTCGGCGAACCCCGACAGGTCGAGCGCGCCGTCGACCACGAACCCGCGCGCGACCATGACGACGACGGGCCACGCGAAGAACACCCCGAGGAACAGCAGCGGGACGACGACGGCCGCCGTCCAGAACACGACCGCCCCCGCGGACGGACGCGCCCGCCCGCCCGGCGCCACGGGGGCGTCGGGTCGGGCGAGCGTCGTCGTCATCGGCTCAGCCCGCGACGATCTCCGACCACGCCGCGAGCCACTCCTCGCGGTGCGCGTCGACGTCGGCGGGCGCGACCTCGAAGGGCGCGTCGGCGAGCGGCGCCCAGCGGGCCCACTCCTCGGGCAGGTCGACCGCCGAGCTCACCGGGTACATGTACATCGACCCCGGGATGTCGGCCTGCACCTCGTCGGACAGCAGGAAGTCGAGCAGCTGCTGCGCACCCTCGGGGTTCGCCGCGTTCGCGAGCACGCCCGCGTACTCGACCTGGCGGAAGCAGGTGTCGAGCAGCGCACCGGTCGTCGGCTCCTCGGCACCGTCCGGCACCGTGAAGGGCGGCGACGACGCGTAGGACAGCACGATCGGCCGGGGCCCGTCGCCGCCACCCCCGCTGAAGTCCGTGTAGTACGCGTCGGACCAGCCCTCGGACACCTTGAGGCCGTTCGTGACGAGCGCCGTCCAGTAGTCCTGCCAGCCGTCCTCACCCTTCGCGCCGACGGTCGCGAGCAGGAACGCCAGGCCCGGCGACGACGTGACCGCGCTGGGCACGACCAGCAGGTCCTTGTACTCGGGCTTCGTCAGGTCGTCGAGCGACGCGGGCTCCGCGAGGCCCTTCTCCGTGAACCACGCGTGGTCGACGTTGAGGCAGACGTCGCCGAAGTCGACCGCCGTCAGCGCGTCGGACCCGTCGACCGCGTACCGCGCGGCGTCCTCCGCGGCGGGCGCGGACGACGTGTACGGCTCGACGACGCCCTCGTCGATCGCGCGCGACGCGAACGTGTTGTCGACGCCGAAGACGAGGTCGCCGAGCGGCGCGTCCTTCGTCAGGACGAGCTGGTTGACCAGCGCACCCGCGTCGCCGGGCTGGACGACCTCGACCGTGAGGCCGCTCTCCTCCTCGAAGGACTCCAGCAGGCCGTCGGACAGGCCGAACGAGTCGTGCGTGACCAGCGTGACGGTGCCGCCCGAGCCCTCCGACGCGGTCGGTGCGGGGTCGTCGCCGCCGATCGCGGAGCAGCTCGCGAGCGCGAGGACGGTCCCGGCGGCCAGCGCCAGGACGGGGACGGACGTGCGGCGGGACGTGCTCGCCATCGGTGGTGCTCCTCCTTCGTCAGCAGGAGGGGGTCCCCGCGCGTCGCACGGCGGCACCCTCGCAGGGGCGCGCCGACGACGACTGCGGAGACTGAGAAGCCCGACTCCCTACGCCGGTGTGAACCGGATCAGGTTCGAGGGTCTGCGGTGGTCCGCACTCTCAGCGTCCTGGCCGTCGGCGGGGCTGCCGGCGACGTGACGCTCCCCTGTCGTTCGCCTGCGATCCTACGCCCGTCCGACCAGCGGTCCGACCGGTCCCCGGCTAGCGTGGACGCCGGTCCCGTCCCCGACGCCCGGAGGTCTCCCCGCATGGACAAGCAGTCGACCGTCTCCAAGCTCGTCGGGGTCGGCGCGGCGCTCGCGGCCGCGTGGATCGCGCAGCAGGTCGTCGCCCAGGGGTGGAAGGCGACACGCGGCTACGCACCCCCGAAGCCCGAGGACGAGGGCGACTACCGGCTCGGCGAGGTCATCGCGGCCGCCGCGATCACCGGCGCGCTCGTCGGCGTCGCACGTGCGCTCGCGACCCGCGGCACGGCCGCGTTCACCGCCCGCACCGAGACGGGCCGCGACCTGGTCGACTGAGCCATACCGAATTCGGTATTGTCTCGACGTGGACTCTGCGTCGATCCTCCGTCATGCCCGCACGGCCGCAGGGCTGAGCCAGGCCGAGCTCGGACGGCGGGCCGGCACGTCTCAGGCGGCGGTCTCCCGGTACGAGCACGGCAACGAGTCGCCCTCCCTGACGACGCTCGAACGTCTTGTCGCTGCCGCAGGTGCACGGCTCGACGTCCGGCTGACTCCGGTCGACGTGTCGTACGACGTCCGGACGGGTCGCCTCGCGAAGGTGCACGCGCACAGGACCGAGATCCGCGCGGCCGCCCGGCGGGCGGGTGCGACGCACATCGCCGTCTTCGGGTCGGTCGCGCGCGGCGAGGACGGCCCGGCTTCCGACATCGACTTCCTCGTCGACATCGACGTGCGCGACGTCGGCATCTTTCCGCTCATGGATCTCGCCCGGGACCTCGAGCAGATCCTGGGCGAACGGGTCGACGTCGCCTCGAAGCATGTTCTCGCCGACCACGTCGCGCCCTCGGCGATCGCCGAGGCGGTCGCCGTCTGATGGGTGCGCGTGCGGAGCACGAGTGGGCGGGCGACATCGTGCGAGCCGTCGACGCGCTCCTGGACTACATGCGCGTCTCGCGCACGCCGACGACGGCAGACATCCCCCGGGCACTCGTCGTCGATGCGCTCGCCTACCGCCTCATGGCGATCGGAGAAGCGGCGAAGAACCTCCCCGCCAGCACACGGGAGGCGCACCCGGCGGTGCCCTGGAGCAACGTCATCGGGATGCGCGACTTCCTAGCGCATCACTACCACCGTCGCGACGACCAGGTCGTCGTCGCGACCGTCGAGAGCGGCTTCCTCGTGCCGCTCCGCAAGGCCGCCCAGGCGGTGGTCGACGACGCCCGCCGCGATCACGGCGGTGACAGCCGGATCCCGTCTAGATGACCGGCCAGGCCTCGGTGGCGCGGTCGGGCGCGAGCGTGGGCACCTGGTCGGTGTTGAAGACCTCGCGCAGCACGCGTCGCGCGGCGAACCACCCGGACAGGCCGTGCACGCCGGGGCCGGGCGGCGTCGACGCGGAGCACAGGTACACCCCGTCGCGCCCGGAGGCGTAGGGATCGCGGTGGGCGCTGGGGCGGGCGAACATCTGGACCATCGTCGCGGCGCCCGCGGAGATGTCGCCGCCGACGTAGTTCGCGTTGTGGCGGTGCATCTGCGCGGCGGGGATGCAGCGGGACGCGACGACGACGTCGCGGAACCCGGGCGCGTACCGCTCGACGTGCGCCGTGACGGCCTCGGTGACGTCGACGTCGGACCCGGCGGGCACGTGCGCGTAGGTCCACAGCGGCCGGAGGTCGCCGACGCGGCGTGAGGTGTCGACCACGGTCGGGTCGCTCAGCAGGGTCATGGGGCGCTCCGCGTGCCGGCCGTCCTGGACGGCGCCCTCGGACTCGACCATCTCGGCGCGCGTCCCACCGAGGTGCACGGTGCCCGCGCGACCGACCTCGGGCACGGTCCACGGGACCGGCTCGGACAGCACGAAGTCGACCTTGGCGGCGCCGTTGCCGTACCGGAACCGCTCGAGCGGGCGGCGCGCGCGGGGCGGGAGGCGGTCGCCCATGACGTCGAGGAGCGTGCGGGGCGAGGTGTCGAACAGGTAGGCGTGCGCGGGCGGGAGGTCGTCGCAGGACCGGACGGGGTGGTCGGTGACGATCTCCCCGCCGTGCTCGACGAGGTCGTCGACGAGCGCGCCGACGATCGCCCCGGACCCGCCGCGCGGGATGGGCCAGCCCGCGCCCGCGTGCCCGAGCGACGCGAGCAGCAGCGCGGTGCCGGAGCCCGCGAGGGACGGCAGCGCGGTGATGGTGTGCGCGGCGACGCCGGTGAGGAGCGCGGGGGCGACGTCGTCGAGGAACGGCCGGTCCCACGCGCGCGTGCCCTGCTCCAGGACGCGCAGGGCGAAGTGGACGGCGGCGGGCGCGCCGTGGGGCAGCAGGCCGCGCGGGATGCTCCGCTTGTCCCCGAGCGCGACGCGGACGACGTGCCCCGGGTGCTCGGCGAGCGGTCCGACGAGCGACCGCCACGCGGGCCCGTCGACCCCGAGCCGCTCCACCGTGAGGTCGAGGTCGTGGTACGCGATGCCCGCCCGACCGCCGGGCAGCGGCTGCGCGAACGAGACCTCGGGCGTCAGCAGCTCGACGCCCCGCGCGCGCAGGTCGAACGAGCGGAAGAACGGCGACGCCCACGCCATCGGGTGCACCGCGGAGCACAGGTCGTGCACCATCCCGTCGGCCAGGCCGAGGTCGAGCGTCCGTGCCCCGCCGCCGACGGTCGACTGCGCCTCGAGGACGACCACGCCGAGGCCCGCGCGGGCGAGCGTGACGGCGGCGGCGAGCCCGTTCGGGCCCGACCCGACGACGACGACGTCCCGGTGGTGCGTCATACCCCGATTCAACCCCTCGGCGCGGCGGGGCGGCGGCTGAAACCGGACGCGGGGCTCAGAGCGGCCCGATGTCCTCGTCGTCGACCCGGCGCTCCCGGTCGGCCTCGCCGGACCCGGTCGTGGACCGGGCACGCTCGAGGTCCGCGGTGAGCTCGTCGACGACGAGCAGGTCCCCCCGGACCTTGCCGGTGCGGTAGCCGGCACGGCCGACCATGTGCGCGGCGACGGGCGCGGTGAGCATCTGGAACAGCGCGACGAGGACGAGAGCCCACACCGCGCCACCGGACCGCAGCCGCAGCGCGAGGCCGATCAGGCACAGCACGAGCCCGAGGACCTGCGGCTTGGTCGCGGCGTGCATGCGGGCCAGCAGGTCGGGGAAGCGCAGCGCGCCGACGCCCGCCGCGAACGCGAGCAGCGCACCGCCGAGCAGGCAGATCACGGACGCGACGTCGGCGACGGTGTCCCACCAGTTGTTCATCGGACCTCCTCGTCCGCGCCGCCGCCGTGGTGCTCCTCGTGCTCCCGCGCGAGCTCCTCCTCCTCGGCGGCCGCGCGGGCGGCCTCCTCGGCGGCGATCTCCTCGCGCGTGCGGACGCGTCCCTCACCCTCGGGCTCGACGGCGGCGAACCGCGCGATGGTCACCGACCCGACGAAGCCCACGAGCGACAGCACGACGAGGATCGGCACGACGTCGGCCCGCCGGTTCGCGGCCGCGTAGAGCGCGACGCCGACGATCATCGTCGCGACGACGACGTCGAGCGCGACCGTCCGGTCGAGCATCGACGGGCCCTTCTCGGCCCGGACGATCGCGAACGCGGCTCCGAGGACGAGCAGCACGCTGCAGATGACGACGACGACGGTCATGCGGTCACCCCCGCCTCGCGCAGCTCCTCGTCGGACGCGAACGCCCGCAGCACGCGCTCCTCCTGCTCGAGCACCGTGCGCCGCGCGGCCTCGATCCCGCCGCTGACGTTCACGTCGAGCACGTGCAGGTAGAGCATGCCGGTGAGCCGGTGCGCCTCGACGACGAGCGACCCGGGGACGAGCGAGCAGAGCTCGGCGGTCAGGGTCAGGTACAGGTCGGAGTGGCTGCGCAGCTGCACGCCGATGACGGCGCCGTGCGGCGTGTAGCGCGGGCGCAGCGCGATGAGGCTGACCTCGGCGGACGCGCGGACGACGTCGAGGACGAACCGCCCGACGAGCACCGCCAGGCCGCGCAGCCGCACGCGGCCCCCGAACTGGATGGGGGCCATGCGCAGGCCGGTCGTGACGAGCAGCGCGAGCGCCCCGCCCGCGAGGACGTTGCCGACGGACAGGTCGCCCCACAGCAGCACCCACACGACGGTCAGCCAGACGACCGTCGCCCACTGGGTGCGCCACCGGGACCGGCGCGGGTGCAGGCTCATCCGCCCACCCCCGCGACGTCGGTGCGCACGGCCGCGTCGGACGCGCTGCCGCTGGTGCCGGTCGCGTCGGGCGGGCTGCCGGTCGTGTCGGCGGCGTCCGTGCCCGCCTCGCCGGCCTCGCCGCCGTGCGCGGCCTCCTCGGTCACGTCGACCGAGACGCCTTTGCCGCGCTTCCCGTCGGGCAGCACGGCCTCGACGTAGGGCGTGCGCTCGGTGAGCGCGTCGGCGGCCCGCTCCGTGTACGCGTACAGCGGGCCGGCGGCGACCGTCAGGCCGAGCCCGAAGACGATGAGCGCGGCGGCGGGGCCGACCATGCCGAACGGCAGCCGCACCGGCGGGCGCTCCTCCTCGGGCACCTGCCAGAACGCCTTGTTCCACGCCTTGACCAGCGCGTACAGCGTGAGCAGCGACGTGACGACGGACCCGACGACGAGCACGTACGCGAGCGGCGTGCCGACCTGCACCCCCGCCTCCAGCAGCCCGAGCTTGCCGAGGAACCCGGACAGCGGCGGGATGCCGGACAGGTTCATCGCGGGTACGAAGAACAGGATCGCCAGCAGCGGCGCGAGCTTGGCCAGACCACCCAGCTTGGTCAGCGACGTCGACCCGCCCGCACGCTCGACGAGCCCCACGACGAGGAACAGCGCGGTCTGCACGGTGATGTGGTGCACCACGTAGTAGATCGCGGCCGTCCACCCGGCGTCGGTGGACAGGGCGATGCCGAAGACCATGTACCCGATGTGGCTGACCAGCGTGAACGACAGCAGACGTTTGATGTCGTCCTGCGCGACGGCACCGAGGATGCCGACGACCATCGTCGCGAGCGCGGCCCACATGAGGGCGTCGTCGATCCGCCCCTCGGGGAACAGCAGCGTCTGGGTGCGGATGATCGCGTAGACGCCGACCTTGGTGAGGAGGCCCGCGAACACCGCGGTGACGGGTGCGGGGGCGGTCGGGTAGGAGTCCGGGAGCCAGGCGGACAGCGGGAACACGGCCGCTTTGATCGCGAACGCCAGGATCAGCAGCACCTGCAGGACGAGGCGCACTCCCGGGTCGATCTCGGGCAGGCGGATCGCGAGCTGCGCGAGGTTGACCGTGCCCGTCGCGGCGTAGATCGACGCGAGCGCGACGAGGAACAGCACCGACGACAGCAGGGCGACGACGACGTAGATCGTGCCCGCGCGGATCCGCTCGCGCGTCCCGCCGAGGGTCAGCAGCACGAACGACGCGGCGAGCAGGATCTCGAACCCGACGTAGATGTTGAACAGGTCGCCGGACAGGAACGCGTTCGCGACCCCGGCGGTCAGCACCAGGTACGTGGGGTGGAAGATCGAGATCGGCGCGGACTCCTCGTCGTCCTCCTGGCCCTGAGCGAGCGAGTACAGCAGGACGCAGAGCGTGACGGTCGCGGAGACCGTGAGCATGAGCGCCGAGAGGCGGTCGGCGACGAGGTCGATCCCGACGGGCGCGGCCCAGCCGCCGACGTCCACGACGAGCGGCCCGTCGTCCGCCAGCACGAGCAGCGCCGCCGACACGACCACGACGATCGTGAGCGCCACGACGCTGACGACGCGCTGGAGCGTCGGGCGGCGGTACAGCGCGAGCGCGAGGCCCGCGGCCGACAGGGGCACGACGACGGGGAGCGGCACGAGCCAGGTCCAGTCGGTCATCGCTCCCCCTCCCCTGCGGTCCGGGCCGGTGCGCCCTCGTCGGTCTCGTCGCGGATCGACGCGGCCTCCTCGTCGATGCGCGTCCCGGTCCCCACGGTGTCGTCGTCGGTCGTCGCGCGTTCGTCGATCGCGGCGAGCCGCGCGATGCGGCGGTCCTCGACGTCGTCCTGCACCTCGTCGTGCCGGTGCAGCTGCCACGACCGGTAGGCCATCGCGAGCAGGAACGCCGAGAGACCGAGCGTGATGACGATGGCCGTGAGGACCATCGCCTGCGGCAGCGGGTCGGACATCTGCCCCTCGGGCGTCGCCCCGACGATGGGCGGGCGACCCGCGGCCCCGCCCGCGACCAGGAACAGCAGGTTCGCCCCGTTGCCGAGCAGGATCACGCCGATGAGGACGCGGCTGAGCGACCGTTCGAGCAGCAGGTAGACGCCGACGGTGAACAGCGCGGCGATCGCGACGACGAGGACGAGGTTGGGGCTCATGTCGATCACGACCCACCGCCTCCCCGTGCGGCGACGGCACGGTCGGACGCGCGCTCGGCGTCGGTCGTCAGCGGGGACTCGACGCGCGCGTCGTCCTCGCCGGTCTCGGCACGCCGGTCGATCTCGGCACCGAGGCTGCGCAGGATGTCGAGCACGAGCCCGACGACGACCAGGTACACGCCGACGTCGAAGAACAGGCTGGTCACGAGGTGGATGTCCCCGATCACCGGCAGGTGGATGTCGAGGATCCACGACTGCAGGACCGACCCGCCCGCGAGCTGCGCGACGAGCCCGACACCGGCCGACAGGAACAGGCCGAGACCCAGCAGCAGACCGGGCTGCACGGGCGCCGCCTCGCCGAGCTCGTACCGCCCGCCGGCGAGGTACCGCACGATGAGCGCGATGCCCGTGACGAGCCCCGCGGCGAAGCCGCCGCCGGGCGCGTTGTGACCGGAGAACAGCAGGTAGATCGAGTACACGAGCATCGTGTGGAACAGCAGCCGCACGACGACCTCGAAGATGACGGACCGCCGTTGGGGCGCGAGCGTCTTGCCCGCGCTCAGCCACTGCCGGTCGCGCGACGACGACTCGCCGCCGTCCGCCTCGCCGCCCGAGCGCCGCCGCAGCACCGCCATCGGGTCCTCGCTGCCACCCCACACCGCCCGGTCCGCGGGCGCGTCGCCCGCGCGGTAGATGGCCCCGCCGCGACGCGAGAGGAAGACGAGCGACGCGACACCGGTCGCCGCGACCAGCAGCACCGAGATCTCGCCCATGGTGTCCCAGGCGCGGATGTCGACGAGCGTGACGTTGACGATGTTCTTGCCGCCGCCGAACTCGACGGCCTCCTCCGCGAAGTGCTCGGAGACGGGTGCGTGGACGCGCGCACCCGGCACGACGAGCGCGATCCCGGCGACCGTCAGCCCGACGGCCAGGCCGACCCCGAGCCGCACCCACCGGCTCGCCGCGAGCGGCCGGTCGGAGAAGTACGGGGGCAGGCGCCGCAGGACGAGCACGAACACGACGAGCGTGACCGTCTCGACGAGCACCTGCGTGAGCGCGAGGTCGGGGGCGCCGTGCAGGAGGAACAGGCCGGCAACGGCGTAGCCGCCGATCCCGAGCAGGATCACGGCCTTGAGCCGGCGACGGGCGCGCGCCGCGAGGATCGCGGACGTGACCGCGACGGCCGCGAACACGATCTGGGCCGGGTTGTCCCACCGGCGCATCGCGTCGGGGACCGTCGTCTGCGTGATGAGGACGGTCGCGACGGACCCGACGAAGACGACCAGGATGATGCCGAGGTAGAGCGGGAGCGAACCACGCTGCGTGACCGCGGTGACGTCGGCGGCGAAGTCGTCGAGCCGGCGCATGAACTTCCGGTACACGCTGTCGGCCTCGGGCCCGCGGTACAGCCCGGACTGCCACTGCTCGACGCGTGCACGGGCCACGAACAGGAGCGCACCGGCGCCCAGGATGCCGAGCGTGAGCCAGAACACCGGCCCGACGCCCGCCCACAGCGTGAGGTGGCCCGGCTCCCCGAGCGGGTACGTGTCGGCGTACGGCGCGAGCAGGTGCTCGCCGAGCTGCGGCAGCAGCGCGACCGCGAGGCCGAGCACCGCGAGGATCATCGCGGGCCACACGAGCAGGAGCGTCGGGTGCGTGATCGGCGCGGGGGTCGCGTCGGGCTCGGCGCCCTCGTGCAGCGGGGGGCCGTCGCCGGGGTCGGGCGCCACAGCCTCGGGGATCACGGCCGGCTTGGTCGCGAACGCGCCCCACCACAGCCGCAGGCCGTAAGCGACGGTGAGCGCGGAACCGACGGCGACCGTGACGAGCACGATCGGCCCGACCACGCCTTCGTCGAGGTGCGCGACGCCCTCGAGCCCGGCCTCCTTCGCGACGTACCCGGCGAACGGCGGCAGGCCGATCATCGACGCCGTCGCGAGCCCGCCCGCGATCGCCGTGAGCGGCAGCTCCTTGCCCACCCCGGACAGCCGCCGCAGGTCACGTGTGCCGGTCGCGGCGTCGACCACGCCGACGACGAGGAACAGCGCGGCCTTGAACATCGCGTGCGCGCCGATCATCGCGAGACCCGCGAGCGCCGTCGCCTGCGTGCCCAGCCCGACGAGCAGCACGAGCAGGCCGAGCTGGCTGACCGTCCCGAACGCGAGCACGAGCTTGAGGTCGTGCTGCCGCAGCGCGCGGTACCCGCCGAGCAGCAGCGTCCCGCCGCCGAGCACGACGATCATCCAGCGCCACACGGGTGCGGTCGCGAACGCGGGCGCGAAGCGCGCGACCAGGTACACGCCCGCCTTGACCATCGCGGCGGCGTGCAGGTACGCGCTCACGGGCGTCGGCGCCGCCATCGCGGCGGGCAGCCAGAAGTGGAAGGGCAGTAGCGCGGACTTGGTCGCGGCGCCCAGCAGCAGGCAGACGATCGCAACGGTGGCGATCGTCCCGCCCGGCGGGTCGGCGATGACGGCGGACATCCGGTACGTGCCCGCGGCCTCACCCAGCAGCACGACGCCCACGAGCATGGCGAGGCCGCCCGCGGTCGTGATGACGATGGCCTGCATGGCGGCCCGACGGCTGGGCTTGCGCTCCGAGTAGTGGCCGATGAGCAGGTACGACGTGACCGTCGTGAGCTCCCAGAACACGAACAGCAGGAGCATGTCGTCGGCCGTGACCAGGCCGAGCATCGCGCCGGCGAACGCGACGAACACCCCGCCGAACCGGCCCAGCCCGTGCGCCGACGCGGAGAAGTACCCCGCGCAGTAGACGAGCACGAGCGCGCCGACGCCGCCGACGACGAGCGTCATGAACCACGAGAGGGTGTCGAGCCGGAACGTCAGCTCCAGCCCCAGCGCGGGGATCCACTCGACCTGCTCGACGGGGCCGTTCCCGGCCTGGACCTGCTGCGTCCAGGTGAGCGCCCACACCGCCGCGGAGGCCGGTGCGAGGGCCAGCACCCAGAACGCGCGACGCCCCAGGAGACGGACCAGGGTGGGCGCGACGACGGCTGCTGCGAGGTGCACGGTGAGCAGCAGCAGCACGCGTCCGGCTCCGTCCTGTCGGGGGCGGGTGGTCGGTCGGGAGGCTTCAAGGAGTTGGTCAAGATCCTATCAACCGCTTTCCCATGGTCCTCCCACGGGCGGGGCTACCACCCGTCCGCCGCAGCCTGCTCCGGACGTCCCGTGAGCGGCCCGGGGGTCGCGGTTACCGTGTGCGCGTGAGCGTGCTGCAGTGGGTGTGCCTGGCGGTCGTCGTCGTCGCGACCGTGGTCGGCGTCGCGGTGTTCGCGCGGGGTGTCGCCGCGATCGTGCGGACGGTGCGCGTGGGGCGCTCGGC
The sequence above is a segment of the Cellulomonas fimi genome. Coding sequences within it:
- a CDS encoding Na(+)/H(+) antiporter subunit C — translated: MSPNLVLVVAIAALFTVGVYLLLERSLSRVLIGVILLGNGANLLFLVAGGAAGRPPIVGATPEGQMSDPLPQAMVLTAIVITLGLSAFLLAMAYRSWQLHRHDEVQDDVEDRRIARLAAIDERATTDDDTVGTGTRIDEEAASIRDETDEGAPARTAGEGER
- a CDS encoding Na+/H+ antiporter subunit A — translated: MLLLLTVHLAAAVVAPTLVRLLGRRAFWVLALAPASAAVWALTWTQQVQAGNGPVEQVEWIPALGLELTFRLDTLSWFMTLVVGGVGALVLVYCAGYFSASAHGLGRFGGVFVAFAGAMLGLVTADDMLLLFVFWELTTVTSYLLIGHYSERKPSRRAAMQAIVITTAGGLAMLVGVVLLGEAAGTYRMSAVIADPPGGTIATVAIVCLLLGAATKSALLPFHFWLPAAMAAPTPVSAYLHAAAMVKAGVYLVARFAPAFATAPVWRWMIVVLGGGTLLLGGYRALRQHDLKLVLAFGTVSQLGLLVLLVGLGTQATALAGLAMIGAHAMFKAALFLVVGVVDAATGTRDLRRLSGVGKELPLTAIAGGLATASMIGLPPFAGYVAKEAGLEGVAHLDEGVVGPIVLVTVAVGSALTVAYGLRLWWGAFATKPAVIPEAVAPDPGDGPPLHEGAEPDATPAPITHPTLLLVWPAMILAVLGLAVALLPQLGEHLLAPYADTYPLGEPGHLTLWAGVGPVFWLTLGILGAGALLFVARARVEQWQSGLYRGPEADSVYRKFMRRLDDFAADVTAVTQRGSLPLYLGIILVVFVGSVATVLITQTTVPDAMRRWDNPAQIVFAAVAVTSAILAARARRRLKAVILLGIGGYAVAGLFLLHGAPDLALTQVLVETVTLVVFVLVLRRLPPYFSDRPLAASRWVRLGVGLAVGLTVAGIALVVPGARVHAPVSEHFAEEAVEFGGGKNIVNVTLVDIRAWDTMGEISVLLVAATGVASLVFLSRRGGAIYRAGDAPADRAVWGGSEDPMAVLRRRSGGEADGGESSSRDRQWLSAGKTLAPQRRSVIFEVVVRLLFHTMLVYSIYLLFSGHNAPGGGFAAGLVTGIALIVRYLAGGRYELGEAAPVQPGLLLGLGLFLSAGVGLVAQLAGGSVLQSWILDIHLPVIGDIHLVTSLFFDVGVYLVVVGLVLDILRSLGAEIDRRAETGEDDARVESPLTTDAERASDRAVAARGGGGS
- a CDS encoding Na+/H+ antiporter subunit D, with protein sequence MTDWTWLVPLPVVVPLSAAGLALALYRRPTLQRVVSVVALTIVVVVSAALLVLADDGPLVVDVGGWAAPVGIDLVADRLSALMLTVSATVTLCVLLYSLAQGQEDDEESAPISIFHPTYLVLTAGVANAFLSGDLFNIYVGFEILLAASFVLLTLGGTRERIRAGTIYVVVALLSSVLFLVALASIYAATGTVNLAQLAIRLPEIDPGVRLVLQVLLILAFAIKAAVFPLSAWLPDSYPTAPAPVTAVFAGLLTKVGVYAIIRTQTLLFPEGRIDDALMWAALATMVVGILGAVAQDDIKRLLSFTLVSHIGYMVFGIALSTDAGWTAAIYYVVHHITVQTALFLVVGLVERAGGSTSLTKLGGLAKLAPLLAILFFVPAMNLSGIPPLSGFLGKLGLLEAGVQVGTPLAYVLVVGSVVTSLLTLYALVKAWNKAFWQVPEEERPPVRLPFGMVGPAAALIVFGLGLTVAAGPLYAYTERAADALTERTPYVEAVLPDGKRGKGVSVDVTEEAAHGGEAGEAGTDAADTTGSPPDATGTSGSASDAAVRTDVAGVGG